One Massilia sp. 9096 genomic window carries:
- the hmgA gene encoding homogentisate 1,2-dioxygenase, translating to MSGFGNEFATEALPGALPAHRNSPQRVAYGLYAEQLSGTAFSAPRGQNRRSWLYRIRPAAQHGAFTRIDNGRLASDFEHGAPSPNQMRWSPLPLPDAPTDFVDGLVTMAGNGASAAMSGCAIHLYAANQSMHGRYFYSGDGELLIVPQQGRLALATEFGLLEVEPQEIAVIPRGVRFAVTLPDGEARGYVCENFGALLRLPDLGPIGSNGLANPRDFLTPVARYEDLDGDFELVAKFGGNLWRADIGHSPLDVVAWHGNYAPYKYDLRHFNTIGSVSYDHPDPSIFLVLHAPSDTPGVDTLDFVIFPPRWLAGEDTFRPPWFHRNVASEFMGLIHGAYDAKAEGFVPGGASLHNCMSGHGPDAATFDKASSADTSRPHRVTDTMAFMFETRNPIVATGQASNSPQLQANYQDCWAGIQHRFDPAKR from the coding sequence ATGAGCGGCTTCGGCAACGAATTCGCCACCGAAGCACTGCCCGGCGCCCTGCCCGCGCACCGCAATTCGCCGCAGCGCGTCGCCTACGGCCTGTATGCCGAGCAACTGTCCGGCACCGCCTTCAGCGCCCCGCGCGGCCAGAACCGCCGCTCCTGGCTGTACCGGATCCGCCCGGCGGCCCAGCACGGCGCCTTTACCCGCATCGACAACGGCCGCTTGGCCAGCGACTTCGAGCACGGCGCGCCCTCGCCCAACCAGATGCGCTGGAGCCCGCTGCCGCTGCCCGATGCCCCCACTGACTTCGTCGACGGCCTGGTCACGATGGCCGGCAATGGCGCGAGCGCGGCCATGAGCGGCTGCGCGATCCACCTGTACGCGGCCAACCAGTCGATGCATGGACGCTATTTTTATTCGGGCGATGGCGAACTCCTGATCGTGCCGCAACAAGGGCGCCTGGCGCTCGCCACCGAGTTCGGCCTGCTCGAGGTCGAACCGCAGGAAATCGCGGTGATCCCGCGCGGCGTGCGCTTCGCGGTGACGCTGCCGGACGGCGAGGCGCGCGGCTACGTCTGCGAGAACTTCGGCGCGCTGCTGCGCCTGCCGGACCTGGGCCCGATCGGCAGCAACGGCCTGGCCAACCCGCGCGACTTCCTCACGCCCGTGGCGCGCTACGAAGACCTGGACGGCGACTTCGAGCTGGTGGCCAAGTTCGGCGGCAACCTGTGGCGCGCCGACATTGGCCACTCGCCGCTCGACGTGGTGGCCTGGCACGGCAACTACGCGCCCTACAAATACGACCTGCGCCACTTCAACACGATCGGCTCGGTCAGCTACGACCATCCCGACCCGTCGATCTTCCTGGTGCTGCACGCCCCGTCCGATACGCCGGGCGTGGACACGCTCGACTTCGTCATCTTCCCGCCGCGCTGGCTGGCCGGCGAGGACACCTTCCGTCCGCCCTGGTTCCACCGCAACGTCGCCAGCGAGTTCATGGGCCTGATCCACGGCGCCTACGACGCCAAGGCCGAGGGCTTCGTGCCCGGCGGGGCCAGCCTGCACAACTGCATGAGCGGCCACGGCCCGGACGCCGCGACGTTCGACAAGGCCAGCAGCGCCGACACCAGCCGCCCGCACAGGGTCACGGACACGATGGCCTTCATGTTCGAAACGCGCAATCCGATCGTCGCCACCGGGCAAGCCTCGAACTCGCCGCAGCTGCAAGCCAATTACCAGGATTGCTGGGCCGGCATCCAGCACCGCTTCGATCCCGCGAAACGATGA
- a CDS encoding LysR family transcriptional regulator, protein MEPSSIDLNLLSVFQEVYRERQISNAARRLGLTQSAVSNALARLRKTFGDELFVRTSHGMQPTPLAQQMAEPIGAALAQVALALSQRSRFEAGTSTRRFTLAMTDVGEVYFMPTLIERCRALAPNVELASSRVNGATLKDDMETGRVDMAIGAFEDVSEALYQRQLFRQRFVTMFRKGHPLGRGTVDLARFAAATHLIVDAAQSPYDRINTLLAKAGVGAQAQGRYRVPHFTAVPYIVATSELVVTVPQKLAESAAGPFGLEWIEPPLQLPTLQTNAFWHRRFNHDPGIQWLRGLIAEVFAE, encoded by the coding sequence ATGGAACCCTCTAGCATCGACCTCAATCTGCTGTCCGTGTTTCAGGAAGTGTACCGGGAGCGCCAGATATCCAACGCGGCACGCCGCCTGGGACTGACGCAATCGGCGGTGAGCAATGCGCTGGCGCGCCTGCGCAAGACTTTCGGCGACGAGCTTTTCGTGCGCACCTCGCACGGCATGCAACCCACGCCGCTGGCGCAGCAGATGGCCGAGCCGATCGGCGCGGCGCTGGCCCAGGTCGCGCTGGCGCTGAGCCAGCGCAGCCGTTTCGAGGCGGGCACCAGCACGCGCCGCTTCACGCTGGCCATGACCGACGTCGGCGAGGTGTACTTCATGCCGACGCTGATCGAGCGCTGCCGCGCGCTGGCGCCGAACGTGGAGCTCGCGTCCAGCCGTGTGAACGGCGCGACGCTGAAGGACGACATGGAAACCGGCCGGGTCGACATGGCCATCGGGGCGTTCGAGGACGTGTCGGAAGCGTTGTACCAGCGCCAGCTGTTCCGCCAGCGCTTCGTGACGATGTTCCGCAAGGGCCATCCGCTCGGGCGCGGGACGGTCGACCTGGCGCGCTTCGCCGCGGCGACGCACCTGATCGTCGACGCGGCGCAGAGCCCGTACGACCGCATCAACACCCTGTTGGCCAAGGCCGGGGTGGGGGCGCAGGCGCAGGGCAGGTATCGGGTGCCGCATTTCACCGCGGTGCCCTACATCGTCGCCACTTCCGAACTGGTGGTGACGGTACCGCAAAAGCTGGCCGAGAGCGCGGCCGGGCCGTTCGGGCTGGAGTGGATCGAGCCGCCCTTGCAGCTGCCGACCCTGCAGACCAACGCCTTCTGGCACCGGCGCTTCAACCACGATCCCGGCATCCAGTGGCTGCGCGGGCTGATTGCGGAGGTCTTCGCCGAGTAG
- a CDS encoding CidA/LrgA family protein: MLLAFALLLLFQCLGEGIVFLSGLPVPGPVAGMLVLLAALVAFPRLHEVIEAGANELLRHLSLLYVPAGVGVIAAASSGHGQWLAIVAAVVVSTLATMAVTGVVMQALSKSDKPAREQGDA, from the coding sequence TTGCTGCTCGCGTTTGCGCTCTTGTTGCTGTTCCAATGCCTTGGCGAAGGCATCGTGTTCCTGTCCGGGCTGCCGGTGCCGGGCCCGGTGGCCGGCATGCTGGTGCTGCTGGCGGCGCTGGTCGCGTTCCCGCGCCTGCACGAGGTGATCGAAGCCGGCGCCAACGAATTGCTGCGCCATCTGTCGCTGCTGTACGTGCCGGCCGGCGTGGGCGTGATCGCGGCGGCCAGTTCCGGCCACGGCCAGTGGCTGGCGATCGTGGCCGCGGTGGTAGTCAGCACGCTGGCCACGATGGCGGTCACCGGTGTCGTGATGCAGGCGCTGTCGAAGTCGGACAAGCCGGCGCGGGAGCAGGGCGATGCCTAA
- a CDS encoding outer membrane beta-barrel family protein, which yields MRLQGRHVTSSTIPTATPEARAKAGDRLALKLLPALLLGCFVTQPLLAQTTAPASGAAAQAGATTAARAPAGSGATSKGADDVATVEVVATRPTNKVDRDVYETKNDISVSNASASDILNNVPSVSVDQDGNVQLRGNSNVQIMVNGKRDAQFQGQNRGDALNSFPAEAIESIEVINVPGAEFGNEGGSGPIINLVLKRNRKPGSRANMSVNKGTEGRYTGFLNGEHAEGPYSISGNIGVRNSVRDSYNEQQRQDLDPATGAPTSAQDSSGNSHTKQQGLNAASTFTYNLGERDQVGASVSYSKSHNDVDSVRSTQRFGGAMDPIADYTSYSHSTRPADSFGVGASYDHKSGVPGEDLKFDLRYTGQDSSSDQTVLYDYRLQPTPYTANSVRSTDSRNRILDISLDYERNLWSSWHMKAGAKYADSRNDNPTNYLAEDPLTGEYLPLPSRISNFDSDDKNAAIYGILSAKLFDNLSIQGGLRGEYTELNVHQPLLNETDKYYYTNWLPSFYATRDLKDGGMLQLRASRRVQRPNERDLNPNLVYLSDFSARQGNPQLQPVSNDLVELAYRDRFFGVDSSFTLFKRRESPVVSNLNYALATDPNVIVTSPLNYGANDQVGVDLNFNVRKLFIPGLSANLGATILNEKRLRLSSLANDMSGQEQKNHKENAKLRLAYQLGMDSFQLNVNHTGAGLTGQGTTGATTMTNFTWLHRVTPRLSLNLNVSNVFHTGNSETFVDNEVLNLHNLTVSQPRLVSIGLRYTWGGVTGDDRLRNGAGRGMFRGGPGGPGGPGGDGAGGFGPGGGGWGGGGGGGGGPGM from the coding sequence ATGCGCTTGCAAGGACGTCACGTAACAAGCTCGACCATTCCCACCGCCACCCCTGAGGCCCGCGCCAAGGCCGGCGACAGGCTGGCGCTCAAACTGCTGCCCGCGCTGCTGCTGGGCTGTTTCGTCACCCAGCCGCTGCTGGCCCAGACCACGGCGCCGGCCTCGGGCGCGGCCGCACAGGCCGGCGCGACCACCGCCGCCCGGGCGCCCGCCGGCAGCGGCGCCACCAGCAAGGGGGCGGACGACGTCGCCACCGTCGAAGTCGTCGCCACGCGCCCGACCAACAAGGTCGACCGCGACGTCTACGAGACCAAGAACGACATCAGCGTCAGCAACGCCTCCGCGTCCGACATCCTGAACAACGTGCCCTCGGTCTCGGTCGACCAGGACGGCAACGTCCAGCTGCGTGGCAATTCGAATGTGCAGATCATGGTCAACGGCAAGCGCGACGCCCAGTTCCAGGGCCAGAACCGCGGCGACGCGCTCAACTCCTTCCCGGCCGAGGCGATCGAATCGATCGAGGTGATCAACGTCCCGGGCGCCGAGTTCGGCAACGAAGGCGGCAGCGGGCCGATCATCAACCTGGTCCTCAAGCGCAACCGCAAGCCCGGTTCGCGCGCGAACATGAGCGTCAACAAGGGAACCGAAGGGCGCTACACCGGCTTCCTGAACGGCGAACACGCGGAAGGGCCGTACTCAATCAGCGGCAACATCGGCGTGCGCAACAGCGTGCGCGACAGCTACAACGAGCAGCAGCGCCAGGACCTCGATCCGGCCACCGGCGCCCCCACCTCCGCCCAGGACTCGAGCGGCAACTCGCATACGAAGCAGCAGGGCTTGAATGCCGCGTCGACGTTCACCTACAACCTCGGCGAGCGCGACCAGGTCGGCGCCTCGGTCAGCTATTCGAAGAGCCACAACGACGTCGACAGCGTCCGCTCGACCCAGCGCTTTGGCGGCGCGATGGACCCGATCGCCGACTACACCAGCTATTCCCATTCGACCCGGCCGGCCGACAGTTTCGGCGTGGGCGCCTCGTACGACCACAAGAGCGGCGTCCCGGGCGAAGACTTGAAGTTCGACCTGCGCTACACCGGGCAGGACAGCAGCTCGGACCAGACCGTGCTGTACGATTACCGCCTGCAGCCGACGCCGTACACCGCCAACAGTGTCCGCTCGACCGATTCGCGCAACCGCATCCTCGACATCTCGCTGGACTACGAGCGCAACCTGTGGAGCAGCTGGCACATGAAGGCCGGCGCCAAGTACGCCGACAGCCGGAACGACAACCCGACCAATTACCTGGCCGAAGACCCGCTCACCGGCGAATACCTGCCGCTGCCCAGCCGCATCAGCAATTTCGACTCGGACGACAAGAACGCGGCGATCTACGGCATCCTCAGCGCCAAGCTGTTCGACAACCTGAGCATCCAGGGCGGCCTGCGCGGCGAGTACACCGAGCTGAACGTCCACCAGCCGCTGTTGAACGAGACCGACAAGTACTATTACACCAACTGGCTGCCGAGTTTTTACGCGACGCGCGACCTGAAAGACGGCGGCATGCTGCAGCTGCGCGCCAGCCGCCGCGTGCAGCGTCCCAACGAGCGCGACCTGAACCCCAACCTGGTCTACCTGAGCGATTTTTCGGCGCGCCAGGGCAATCCGCAGCTGCAGCCGGTGAGCAACGACCTGGTCGAGCTGGCGTATCGCGACCGCTTCTTCGGCGTCGACAGCAGTTTTACCCTGTTCAAGCGGCGCGAGTCGCCGGTGGTCAGCAACCTGAACTATGCGCTCGCGACCGACCCGAACGTGATCGTGACCTCACCGTTGAACTATGGCGCCAACGACCAGGTCGGGGTCGACCTGAACTTCAACGTGCGCAAGCTGTTCATCCCGGGCCTCTCGGCCAACCTGGGCGCGACCATCCTCAACGAGAAGCGCTTGCGCCTGTCGAGCCTGGCGAACGACATGTCGGGTCAGGAGCAGAAGAACCACAAGGAAAACGCCAAGCTGCGCCTGGCCTACCAGCTCGGCATGGATTCGTTCCAGCTGAACGTGAATCACACCGGCGCCGGCCTGACCGGCCAGGGCACGACCGGCGCGACCACGATGACCAATTTCACCTGGCTGCACCGGGTGACGCCGCGCCTGTCGCTGAACCTGAACGTGAGCAATGTCTTCCACACCGGCAATTCCGAGACCTTCGTGGACAACGAGGTGCTGAACCTGCACAACCTGACGGTCAGCCAGCCGCGCCTGGTGTCGATCGGCCTGCGCTACACCTGGGGCGGCGTCACCGGCGACGACCGGCTGCGCAACGGCGCGGGGCGCGGCATGTTCCGCGGCGGCCCCGGCGGGCCGGGCGGGCCGGGCGGCGATGGCGCCGGCGGCTTCGGTCCCGGCGGCGGCGGTTGGGGTGGCGGCGGCGGCGGCGGTGGCGGACCGGGCATGTAA
- a CDS encoding TorF family putative porin, with the protein MTPAIRPFVALLLITGCTLAHAADGAAHESFTADSFSADTFTSTVTPFEQTGAGSFAAQTVAHGVRQDGPAVLAALDFIRAGGLTVGVSSARANRGLVDNGLVAVRTHAGYRRAFGDVDLDATFSYVSYPGERRAPTGAGYDYAELSTGLRYGPLSARYNTTLSHDFFGVPGARGSSYLDLGMRRDLGHAMSLALHAGDGRVAGSGSGMFDWRDLKAGLNRKLEGGWQVALNYTRAYGAAGSSDRIAPPGAGQDARPAFLSAGRRALVLSAARTF; encoded by the coding sequence ATGACCCCCGCAATCCGGCCATTCGTGGCCTTGCTGCTCATCACCGGCTGCACGCTGGCGCATGCCGCCGACGGCGCCGCTCACGAAAGCTTTACCGCGGACAGCTTCAGCGCCGACACGTTCACCTCGACCGTCACGCCGTTCGAGCAGACCGGCGCCGGCAGCTTCGCCGCGCAAACCGTCGCGCACGGCGTGCGCCAGGACGGCCCGGCCGTGCTGGCCGCGCTCGACTTCATCCGCGCCGGCGGCTTGACGGTCGGCGTGAGCAGCGCGCGCGCCAACCGCGGCCTGGTCGACAACGGCCTGGTGGCGGTGCGCACCCACGCCGGCTACCGCCGCGCGTTCGGCGACGTCGACCTCGACGCCACCTTCAGCTATGTCAGCTATCCGGGCGAGCGCCGTGCGCCGACCGGGGCCGGCTACGACTACGCCGAACTGTCGACCGGCTTGCGCTACGGGCCGCTCAGCGCGCGCTACAACACCACGCTGTCGCACGACTTTTTCGGCGTGCCCGGCGCGCGCGGCAGCAGCTACCTCGACCTCGGCATGCGGCGCGACCTCGGTCACGCGATGAGTCTGGCGCTGCACGCCGGCGACGGGCGCGTGGCCGGCAGCGGCAGCGGCATGTTCGACTGGCGCGATCTGAAGGCCGGCCTGAACCGCAAGCTCGAGGGCGGCTGGCAGGTCGCGCTGAATTACACCCGTGCCTATGGCGCAGCCGGTTCCTCCGACCGCATCGCGCCGCCCGGCGCCGGCCAGGATGCCCGGCCGGCCTTCCTCAGCGCCGGCCGCCGCGCGCTGGTGCTGAGCGCCGCGCGCACTTTTTAA
- a CDS encoding LrgB family protein: protein MPNFSALGLSGLGHFWVYLAASPLLGLTLTLCAYVFAQWVYAKARMSPLANPVLIAIAIVSVVLLASGMSYQRYFSGAQFVHFLLGPATVALAVPLARQVPRLRRHLFPLLCALVSGCVMAIVSAVGVALLLGASPQLARTVAPKSATTPIAMAISEHLGGVPALTAVLVIVTGIFGSITAKFLLNALRVESHAARGLALGVAAHGVGTARAFQVSAEMGAYAGLGMGLNGVLTALIAPWLVPLILGWMGR from the coding sequence ATGCCTAACTTTTCCGCACTGGGGCTTTCCGGACTGGGCCATTTCTGGGTCTACCTGGCGGCGTCGCCGCTGTTGGGCCTGACGCTGACGCTGTGCGCCTACGTGTTCGCGCAATGGGTGTACGCCAAGGCCAGGATGTCGCCACTGGCCAACCCGGTGCTGATCGCGATCGCCATCGTAAGCGTGGTGCTGCTGGCCAGCGGGATGTCCTACCAGCGCTATTTCTCGGGGGCCCAGTTCGTGCACTTCCTGCTCGGCCCGGCGACGGTGGCGCTGGCCGTGCCGCTCGCGCGCCAGGTGCCGCGCCTGCGCCGACACCTGTTCCCGCTGCTGTGCGCCTTGGTGAGCGGCTGCGTGATGGCGATCGTGTCGGCGGTCGGGGTTGCGCTGCTGCTGGGCGCCTCGCCGCAGCTGGCGCGCACCGTGGCGCCCAAGTCGGCCACCACGCCGATCGCGATGGCGATCTCGGAACACCTGGGCGGGGTGCCCGCGCTGACCGCGGTGCTGGTGATCGTCACCGGCATCTTCGGGTCGATCACGGCGAAATTCCTGCTCAACGCTTTGCGCGTCGAATCGCATGCGGCGCGCGGCCTCGCCCTGGGCGTGGCCGCGCACGGCGTCGGCACCGCGCGCGCATTCCAGGTCAGCGCCGAGATGGGCGCCTACGCCGGCCTGGGCATGGGTTTGAACGGCGTGCTCACGGCGCTGATCGCGCCGTGGCTGGTGCCGCTGATCCTGGGCTGGATGGGGCGCTGA
- a CDS encoding OBAP family protein, whose amino-acid sequence MRTSIALAIGAVFGATCVAAALAFAQQGKPQVTPPGQDKTAVTRALEAGAMVMQGNAPLHGFDIYLDGFHSMKEHPDQQMEAHHFCRQVNEDMAQCALFDGNTANANLDGIEYIISEKLFATLPANERQYWHPHNGEILSGQLIAPGIPQAAEHELMKKKMNSYGKTWHVWNTNMNGKRGDALPLGPAMLAWSFSRDGELMPQLQDARDTRTKISTAERRKDRADLRQLARPQAGVDDLKGKYGRPTTDIPGVVDVKAAGAAGR is encoded by the coding sequence ATGCGCACCAGCATCGCCCTCGCCATCGGCGCGGTTTTCGGCGCCACCTGCGTGGCCGCGGCCTTGGCCTTTGCCCAGCAAGGCAAGCCGCAGGTCACCCCGCCCGGCCAGGACAAGACCGCCGTCACGCGCGCGCTCGAAGCGGGCGCCATGGTCATGCAGGGCAACGCGCCGCTGCACGGCTTCGACATCTACCTGGACGGCTTCCACTCGATGAAGGAACATCCCGACCAGCAGATGGAAGCGCACCACTTCTGCCGCCAGGTCAACGAAGACATGGCCCAGTGCGCGCTATTCGACGGCAACACCGCCAACGCCAACCTCGACGGCATCGAATACATCATCTCGGAAAAGCTGTTCGCCACGCTGCCGGCGAACGAGCGCCAGTACTGGCACCCGCACAACGGCGAGATCCTGAGCGGCCAGCTGATCGCCCCGGGCATCCCGCAGGCGGCCGAGCACGAGCTGATGAAAAAGAAGATGAACAGCTACGGCAAGACCTGGCACGTGTGGAACACCAACATGAATGGCAAGCGCGGCGACGCCCTGCCGCTCGGCCCGGCGATGCTGGCCTGGTCGTTCAGCCGCGATGGCGAGCTGATGCCGCAACTGCAGGACGCGCGCGACACGCGCACCAAGATCAGTACGGCCGAGCGGCGCAAGGATCGCGCCGACCTGCGCCAGCTGGCCAGGCCGCAGGCGGGCGTGGATGATTTGAAAGGCAAGTACGGCAGGCCGACCACCGACATTCCGGGCGTCGTCGACGTGAAAGCGGCCGGGGCTGCCGGCCGCTGA
- a CDS encoding hemolysin family protein yields MADIIIIFALILLNGVFSLSELAVVSAKHLRLERMAQQGRRGARTAIGLADDPSRFLSTVQVGITLIGIFNGAFGEASLVAKLTPQLAGMGVPDAYARPVALAIVVVAITFVSIVVGELVPKRIAILYPEQLAAMVSRPMKTLSRLMHPFVWLLSKTTDFIMRVLGMRHRKEEVATEDEVTGMIKESTEAGVFEKGEYDIAARALRLDDWHLRALMTPRIDLEFVDLDQPLAANLERIAASPYSRFPVYRGDRAQVLGVVRARNLFGQAIRCKSLEKIDIEQAIEPILYVPESVSAIDLLEQLKQHRAELAMIVDEYGDIQGMVTLTDVMGALVGEVSDGDDGEHEDAVKRDDGSWFVDGGMVLERFRELTETHTAFPDEDSAAYHTLAGFVLYQLGYIPKAGETLDWDGWRFEVADMDGNRIDRLLATPLPRAPDAELDPDQD; encoded by the coding sequence ATGGCCGACATCATCATCATCTTCGCCCTCATCCTGCTCAACGGGGTGTTTTCGCTGTCCGAGCTGGCCGTCGTCTCTGCCAAGCACCTGCGTCTCGAACGCATGGCCCAGCAGGGCCGGCGCGGCGCGCGCACCGCCATCGGACTGGCGGACGATCCCAGCCGTTTCCTCTCCACGGTGCAGGTCGGGATCACGCTGATCGGCATCTTCAACGGCGCCTTCGGCGAAGCCTCGCTGGTGGCGAAACTCACGCCGCAGCTGGCCGGCATGGGCGTGCCGGATGCGTACGCGCGCCCGGTCGCCCTGGCGATCGTCGTGGTGGCCATCACCTTCGTCTCGATCGTGGTGGGCGAGCTTGTTCCCAAGCGTATCGCCATCCTGTATCCCGAACAGCTGGCGGCGATGGTCTCGCGCCCGATGAAGACGCTGTCCCGCCTGATGCATCCGTTCGTGTGGCTGCTGTCCAAGACCACCGACTTCATCATGCGCGTGCTCGGCATGCGCCATCGGAAGGAGGAAGTCGCGACCGAGGACGAAGTCACCGGCATGATCAAGGAAAGCACCGAGGCCGGCGTGTTCGAAAAGGGCGAGTACGACATCGCCGCGCGCGCGCTGCGCCTGGACGACTGGCATTTGCGCGCGCTGATGACCCCGCGCATCGACCTCGAATTCGTCGACCTCGACCAGCCGCTGGCGGCCAACCTGGAGCGCATCGCCGCGTCGCCCTACAGCCGCTTCCCGGTCTACCGCGGCGACCGCGCACAGGTCCTGGGCGTGGTGCGCGCGCGCAACCTGTTCGGCCAGGCGATCCGCTGCAAGTCGCTCGAGAAGATCGACATCGAGCAAGCCATCGAGCCGATCCTTTACGTGCCGGAATCGGTCAGCGCCATCGACCTGCTCGAGCAGCTCAAGCAGCACCGCGCCGAGCTGGCGATGATCGTCGACGAATACGGCGACATCCAGGGCATGGTCACGCTGACCGACGTCATGGGCGCGCTGGTCGGAGAAGTCTCGGACGGCGACGACGGCGAGCACGAGGACGCGGTCAAGCGCGACGACGGCAGCTGGTTCGTCGACGGTGGCATGGTGCTCGAGCGCTTCCGCGAGCTGACCGAGACCCACACCGCCTTCCCCGACGAGGACAGCGCGGCCTATCATACGCTGGCCGGCTTCGTGCTGTACCAGCTCGGCTACATCCCGAAAGCCGGCGAAACGCTCGACTGGGACGGCTGGCGCTTCGAGGTGGCCGACATGGACGGCAACCGCATCGACCGCCTGCTGGCCACGCCGCTGCCACGCGCACCGGACGCCGAGCTGGACCCGGACCAGGACTGA
- the hppD gene encoding 4-hydroxyphenylpyruvate dioxygenase: MADLFENPMGLMGFEFVEFASPTPGVLEPIFENLGFTRVAVHRSKDVALYRQGEINFIVNNEPKSAAAYFAQEHGASACGMAFRVRDAHKAYARALELGAIPLDIPTGPMELRLPAIKGIGGAPLYLIDRFDEGENVGKSIYDIDFEWVDGVERKPKGHGLSIIDHLTHNVYRGRMSYWAGFYEKLFNFREIRYFDIQGEYTGLTSKAMTAPDGKIRIPLNEESQSGGGQIEEFLLKFNGEGIQHIALLTDDIFATVDGLRAAGIPLMSAPPVTYYEMLEGRLPGHGEDIGQLQARGLLVDGKVEGDSKRLLLQIFSENQLGPVFFEFIQRKGDEGFGEGNFKALFESMERDQLRRGALKTAA, encoded by the coding sequence ATGGCTGACCTGTTTGAGAATCCGATGGGCCTGATGGGCTTCGAGTTCGTCGAATTCGCTTCGCCGACCCCGGGCGTGCTCGAGCCGATCTTCGAGAATCTGGGCTTTACCCGGGTCGCCGTGCACCGCTCGAAGGACGTGGCGCTGTACCGCCAGGGCGAGATCAACTTCATCGTCAACAACGAGCCGAAAAGCGCCGCGGCCTACTTCGCCCAGGAGCACGGCGCCTCGGCCTGCGGCATGGCCTTCCGCGTGCGCGATGCCCACAAGGCCTACGCGCGCGCGCTCGAGCTGGGCGCGATCCCGCTGGACATCCCGACCGGTCCGATGGAGTTGCGCCTGCCGGCCATCAAGGGCATCGGCGGCGCGCCGCTGTACTTGATCGACCGCTTCGACGAGGGCGAGAACGTCGGCAAGTCGATCTATGACATCGACTTCGAGTGGGTCGACGGCGTCGAGCGCAAGCCCAAGGGCCACGGCTTGAGCATCATCGACCACCTGACCCACAACGTCTACCGCGGCCGCATGAGCTACTGGGCCGGCTTCTACGAAAAACTGTTCAACTTCCGCGAGATCCGCTATTTCGACATCCAGGGCGAATACACCGGCCTGACCTCGAAGGCGATGACCGCGCCGGACGGCAAGATCCGCATTCCGCTCAATGAGGAATCGCAAAGCGGCGGCGGCCAGATCGAGGAATTCCTGTTGAAATTCAACGGCGAAGGCATCCAGCACATCGCACTGCTGACCGATGACATCTTCGCGACCGTCGACGGCCTGCGCGCCGCCGGCATCCCGTTGATGAGCGCGCCCCCGGTGACCTATTACGAGATGCTGGAAGGCCGCCTGCCCGGCCATGGCGAGGACATCGGCCAACTGCAGGCGCGCGGGCTGCTGGTGGACGGCAAGGTCGAAGGCGATTCGAAACGCCTGCTGCTGCAGATCTTTTCGGAAAACCAGCTGGGCCCGGTGTTCTTCGAGTTCATCCAGCGCAAGGGCGACGAGGGCTTCGGCGAGGGCAATTTCAAAGCGCTGTTCGAATCGATGGAACGCGACCAGCTGCGGCGCGGGGCGCTCAAGACGGCGGCCTGA